Genomic window (Daucus carota subsp. sativus chromosome 5, DH1 v3.0, whole genome shotgun sequence):
atgatTCAGGAACctagtaagacaattgagattgtcttgtaAGTTTCAtaacattcggtaagacaatctaaagagattgtcttgctgaatcctttacaaattaacaagacaaatcagattgtcttgttgcttaagtgtaggtgattgaaatgtaatttgagatatatttaaaatagaaaattatccacttaattaagttaatcatataaattcataaattaaattaattcgagagtgaattaacttaataaataaattacataattaatataattatttatgaagtgaaataataagctattaaatatttaatcacccattcttcagtagaactgcttcccgtcttctttaaccATTTataacttcgtcttgatctGTCGAACAAATGAACCATCaaatctgcttgacttcaaatatttaatttgaataattgatacacagatgtactgtctggttcatctgtatctagttaaatcaaatattctttgtcaaataaatattaagaaattgatttgttcgtcgagtcttcgtcttgtaagtacttcttcattaaatggaatcttctgataaaataaagtatagaaactttatatcttctgaactcctggacgtgccacaaaatattatttgtgcactgaggcttgaacatattaatgaacttctttcagtggtgtgcagcagcatcctggaatttatctgacatataattcccataaatcatttgacgttcttcgtacggattccaatgacttgctatttactgagctttcttatctgagttgagttgtacctctttaaatacaaataggctgaacatatgcctttcaattatGCAGAAGTCAAGTAGTTTCAACATACTTGTGTTCGATATATAGAACTACTACGTTTGGAAAAGAAAGATCATGTTGTTTGTCAAAGCCTAAAACTAGCTCTATCCTGGTTTGTTAGGGAATGACCCATTCATCCCACAGAAAGAAGTTCCAACATTCATGGAAGGTGGAAAAATCATTCTACTCACTAGATAGCAAAGAAGCCTACTAAGTGGACTGACACTGAGAAGGAAAAGGTGTTCTAGATGATCATCTACAACTCATTCTGTTGGACTCTCTCACAAATGACAAAGTTATGTGTGGTAATGTCATCACCAGTAGTTTAGCTTTTGAAATGTGTAAAAAGATTGAGCTGTTGTGTGAAGGAAGTGAATTAGTGAGAGAGAACCAAAAGCAAATACTAGTCTCTCAATATAAAGCTTTTATGGCTAAACCAAGAGAGGAACTGACAGTCATGTTTGAAAGATTTAGCAAACTTTTGGGTGAGCTATAAATTCATGGGAAATTTTATGATAGAAAGGAGGTCAATATGAACTTCTTGCTCAGTACTCTGCCACATCATTTGGAATTCAAACTGACAGCCATTAGAGAATGAAGAAAGCTTAAGCAATATCTCCTTCGAAACTTTATATGGTGTCCTGAAATCATATGAGTTGGAGTACTTCCAAAGGAGAGCCATACAGTCTGGACAGAAGAACATGGTTAACCTGTCAAATGTTTTCATAACTCATGACCCAAGAAACAGTTAACAAGGTGAACCTAACCAACTTTTCCAGCAAGGTAAAGTACTTACTCCAAAAATAGAGGAGGTAGTGGATGAAGAAGAAAAATGTTAGAAATCTGTTATGATTATGGGACCTTGTAGAAAACTGTATCTGACTGTGTTGGTAATGATACTGTCAAACCACACATTCTCAAAAAGGTTCATAAACTTAAATTCAAGGTTGTGGAAGCTGAGTTCGATGAGGAAGCTTTACTCATCAGACAAGAACTGAATGATGAGGATGAAGTGTGTGAGAGTAACATTATTGAGGATAACAAAACTGTCAAAAGTCCCGTGATAgttatgttaggtcctattaacttactatattagtttatataatgaacacaatcaatcacacagaataacaatataagagattgaaagcagtaaactcttattcacaaagcttaatcggttacaaaaactctctcagtgatttatatattatcactaagagctactagggttctgtaaaatatactcgataactcaactcgtatagagtaaccctaatctgtgtctatatatacacagttacaaaatcaatctctgatttgatatcctataaatcagctatgtattctatcaatcaaagattgctactgttttctgtttggtttccatagtcagcaaatcactcctccgcttctatccttccttgaagtatatccgcttctgagctctttccacgtgtaaactctgacgagtcttgactatgtaaactctgatcagactttattaaactctgatcagcttccagcttaaactctgatcaatcctgttctaaaacaaactttaagaacattagtaatcatcaattatatctaacaatctcccccaacttgtgcataaatatgttatgtgcaagttaacagataattgatgatgtcaaaacaaataagtcaaatgcaacagagtttagctatataaccataacagaaaactttttaaacttacagatactttactccttagcttcatagacaccatgagctgtctttaaatattccttgaggagttctctttcagcttctgcaagtgctgtgatcatctgtctcttgatctctcttagttctggatctgaaactccagtttgatagattgcagctctaagatcatagatcttgtttcttctcatgtctttatccagcctgatgtagtaagctttatcagactcttcattgaatgtaagagcactgattccagctactgtttctatttttgctgaattcttcttcatctcaactagctgacCTTGATCATTGAAGtacttaggaataaaaggtccagcattcttgtttcctgttatacccatctttctcttgatttgatccttgatcagatttgcgatgtgctgacatgatttgttcttcacttgaaatatgtactgaacatatctcaactcttcccagtgtttagcataaagatcagcttcaataactctaaacactgttccatcagacataaaGTATATGAGAAcattatcacctctgtcattcttcaccagttgaactgaatcaagcttgtccattctttcttgcaaagctccagtctttggtgcacagAGGGATGAGGGATCATTAGGCATTGATGCTATGCTCTGCTCAAATACTTCATATTTTGATCCTAACCCTCCTTTATTTCTTCCTGCTTtttgatgagagattggttgaattgaacccttgtcaaattttatctcagtcatcaaacTAGGCTTTACAAATCCTGATAAAGGAGTGAtagttggtttaaacacaacttgagccttgtcagaggttgtatatttctttgcttcctcattaacttgagctgtgtcaaaggttaatttttcttcttgtgattctgcaatatgagctttgtcagagattgcagcttctgatttctttccttttacaacttgatctctgtcagaggttgtaggcttcttctgaatccagcctttctcaaggcgatcatctactatgcttttgcctttgcttgtatattcatcttcagagtatacctttttgattggtaaactctgatcagcaatagtagtttccttgatcattattcctttttcctttggtctggcagttgattttgcaggtttctgaatttgtcctgagtttatagcttcaacatattctttcttcagttcagcttcctctgcagcaatcaactccaaatccaatttagcttctggattttcttgttcaaatatcagtctagcatattcttcatcagtcattgctttatctgatccagccactggtctttgctttgatccagatgtgacattgtgtgttggagctggagcagactttgagctttgcttagactgttttgcactgtcagagtttgaaactcttccaccaattgcagcttgaaatcacttgttctttgtgaagtcatccacatcatcatcatcatcatttttctttcttttcagagtttgagaagtagacttgcatttgacttttgctactctctccccctttttgacatcatcctcatcaggaatcagtactgaggttatcagagaaagagaagattggatggcttcaagctgtttagacattgtctcttgagtggactcaatgtttgacatcctcagttccagagattgatttgcagacaccagcttcttcatgtcttccttcagaggtagtaaatgccttttcttgtccatattc
Coding sequences:
- the LOC135152618 gene encoding uncharacterized protein LOC135152618, which translates into the protein MTDEEYARLIFEQENPEAKLDLELIAAEEAELKKEYVEAINSGQIQKPAKSTARPKEKGIMIKETTIADQSLPIKKVYSEDEYTSKGKSIVDDRLEKGWIQKKPTTSDRDQVVKGKKSEAAISDKAHIAESQEEKLTFDTAQVNEEAKKYTTSDKAQVVFKPTITPLSGFVKPSLMTEIKFDKGSIQPISHQKAGRNKGGLGSKYEVFEQSIASMPNDPSSLCAPKTGALQERMDKLDSVQLVKNDRGDNVLIYFMSDGTVFRVIEADLYAKHWEELRYVQYIFQVKNKSCQHIANLIKDQIKRKMGITGNKNAGPFIPKYFNDQGQLVEMKKNSAKIETVAGISALTFNEESDKAYYIRLDKDMRRNKIYDLRAAIYQTGVSDPELREIKRQMITALAEAERELLKEYLKTAHGVYEAKE